The window CGTCCAGGCTGAGAGGGCTATAGCCGTATCGGAGGGGGTTGTCCAAGCTGTCAGAGGGAGGCTTGAATCTGCCTGAGAGGGTTAGACGGGCTTTAGAGGTCTTCCTCAGAAACCTCAGGCTTAGGTATCCGGATGCGGAGGCTTACCTATACGGAAGCTATGCCAGGGGGGATTGGCTCCTGGACAGCGACGTAGATCTCATAGTCGTCTCAGACCTCTTCGACGAGCAGGATATGGCTAAGCGTATAGCCGAGGTGAGGCGTCTAGCCCCTAGAGACGTGGCCTTCGAGATAATCGCATACACCCGTAGAGAGTTCGAGGAGGTCAAGAAGAGAAGCATAACCGTCCAAGACGCAGCCACCTACTGGAAAAAACTCCCACATAAACCCCCTGAAAGAAAAAGAT of the Candidatus Bathyarchaeota archaeon genome contains:
- a CDS encoding nucleotidyltransferase domain-containing protein, which encodes MPERVRRALEVFLRNLRLRYPDAEAYLYGSYARGDWLLDSDVDLIVVSDLFDEQDMAKRIAEVRRLAPRDVAFEIIAYTRREFEEVKKRSITVQDAATYWKKLPHKPPERKRYREIGKTQRGDSPVSP